The proteins below come from a single Deinococcus fonticola genomic window:
- a CDS encoding ABC transporter substrate-binding protein, which produces MKFVRPSALLTFAALLTLTSTASARTWDEIKKSGTIKIATEGAFPPFNVLNGKKLSGFEVDLANALAKQMNLKVNWVTAPFDGLLIGLQQGRYDFVIASHGITPERAKAVDFSHPHYCTGGTVVSKMGGPKTADDLNGKKVAVQVGTTYLENVQKLPGVKAVVFPKDTDAQTALMMGRADAWVGDKFTGLDLIKAQKGKLQQGDMLYSEKIAMAVKKGNSSLLKELNAELAKAQSNGAYAKISNQYFKQDIRCK; this is translated from the coding sequence ATAAAGTTTGTCAGGCCGTCAGCCCTGCTCACGTTTGCTGCCCTGCTCACCCTGACCAGCACCGCCAGCGCCCGCACCTGGGACGAAATCAAGAAGTCCGGCACCATCAAGATCGCCACCGAGGGGGCCTTTCCTCCGTTCAACGTGCTGAACGGCAAGAAGCTGAGCGGTTTTGAAGTCGACCTGGCCAACGCCCTGGCCAAGCAGATGAACCTGAAAGTGAACTGGGTGACCGCACCCTTCGACGGCCTCTTGATCGGCCTGCAACAGGGGCGTTACGACTTCGTGATCGCCAGCCACGGCATTACGCCCGAACGCGCCAAAGCCGTGGACTTCAGTCACCCGCACTACTGCACCGGCGGCACGGTCGTTTCCAAGATGGGCGGCCCCAAGACCGCCGATGATCTGAACGGCAAGAAAGTCGCTGTGCAGGTCGGCACCACTTACCTGGAGAACGTGCAGAAACTTCCGGGCGTGAAGGCCGTCGTGTTCCCCAAGGACACCGACGCCCAGACCGCCCTGATGATGGGCCGCGCCGACGCCTGGGTGGGCGACAAGTTCACCGGCCTCGACCTGATCAAAGCACAGAAAGGCAAACTGCAACAGGGCGACATGCTGTACTCCGAGAAGATCGCCATGGCCGTCAAAAAAGGCAACAGCAGCCTGCTGAAGGAACTGAACGCCGAACTCGCCAAAGCGCAGAGCAACGGCGCCTACGCCAAGATCAGCAACCAGTATTTCAAGCAGGACATCCGCTGCAAGTAA
- a CDS encoding Uma2 family endonuclease — protein sequence MSEPAFQRMSAEEYLRTERDSPVKREFVDGFVYPLHVQAGASKTHTRLTLRIGSMLENLATERGCRPYVSDMKLMASAWRTFYYPDVMVCCGPDNPEQDFEVDACLLTKVLSPSTAAHDRTGKFAAYTALPGLQTYLLVEQTQPRIYAYQRTEGGWELTEYESGEIPLPCLDAGLNVERVYRGLVLT from the coding sequence ATGTCGGAACCTGCTTTCCAGCGCATGAGTGCCGAGGAATACCTGCGAACCGAGCGCGACAGTCCCGTGAAACGCGAGTTCGTGGACGGGTTCGTGTATCCCCTACATGTCCAGGCCGGAGCGAGCAAGACGCACACGCGCCTGACTCTGCGAATCGGTTCCATGCTGGAGAACCTGGCGACAGAGCGAGGGTGCCGCCCTTACGTCTCCGATATGAAACTCATGGCTTCGGCCTGGCGCACCTTCTACTACCCCGACGTGATGGTTTGCTGCGGCCCGGATAACCCGGAACAGGACTTCGAGGTCGACGCCTGCCTGCTGACCAAGGTGCTGTCGCCCAGCACGGCGGCGCATGACCGTACCGGGAAATTTGCTGCTTACACCGCCCTGCCGGGCCTGCAAACGTATCTGCTGGTCGAGCAGACTCAGCCGCGCATCTACGCCTATCAGCGCACGGAAGGCGGCTGGGAACTCACCGAGTACGAATCCGGCGAGATTCCACTGCCGTGCCTTGACGCGGGTTTGAATGTGGAGCGCGTCTACCGTGGGCTTGTCCTGACCTGA
- a CDS encoding RidA family protein, whose protein sequence is MPTPEDRLKELKLTLPEVGPPLGSYVHAVQTGNLLFLAGKGPGTPEAPHLKVGREISVAQAQADARQVGLTLIAVMKQELGDLSRVRRIVKVLGMVNATPEFGEHPEVINGCSNLFVEVFGEAGRHARSAVGMGSLPRGISVEIEAIVEVAGR, encoded by the coding sequence ATGCCGACACCCGAAGACCGCCTGAAGGAATTGAAGTTGACCCTGCCTGAAGTGGGGCCGCCGCTGGGCAGTTACGTTCATGCCGTGCAGACGGGGAACCTGCTTTTTCTGGCAGGAAAAGGGCCGGGAACGCCGGAGGCCCCACACCTGAAAGTAGGCCGCGAGATCAGCGTGGCGCAGGCGCAGGCGGACGCCCGGCAGGTGGGCCTGACCCTGATTGCCGTGATGAAACAGGAACTGGGCGACCTCAGCCGCGTCCGGCGCATTGTCAAGGTTCTGGGCATGGTGAACGCCACGCCGGAATTCGGGGAGCATCCGGAAGTCATCAACGGGTGTTCGAACCTGTTCGTGGAGGTGTTCGGTGAGGCGGGCAGACATGCCCGTTCCGCTGTGGGGATGGGGTCGCTGCCACGCGGCATCAGCGTGGAAATCGAGGCGATTGTGGAAGTCGCCGGCCGATAG
- a CDS encoding DEAD/DEAH box helicase — translation MTRDDRNDRNRNRNATTGQNSQQRPQNQANQNGRRDGRPNRGPQQRPAPGPEVRMAFGESGDWQAETVNTSGNRPERAPRAGQPKQGERSAEPRQPRRESTRTETRQSRQEKPAQKARPQGNAPRQKAPEVAPAPLMKLSDPSEWRQMLAGRTPTPVQELAVPQLLAGHDVIATARTGSGKTLAFLIPAAARGIGTQAKSRGMTPEVLIVSPTRELAVQIRDVARELGMPAGRITGGITPGETKREASGKGVVSGTPGRLKDLIGKNELQLQFVRYLVLDEADELLSLGFLKDVEWIVNQARAQAASNGQGGEVQVALASATFPDEVRAVASRVLRQPVRIDIEPPAKEKPLAAGEIAAAGEGRAEHLAVDSTRDELLKHAADEIRLALAEPGGCAVVFCRTKALAKRRAEALGRLLPGENVVALQGNMDQKKREAVMTSLREGKARVLVATDIAGRGIDLPEVRLVIHADVASTSEDHVHRSGRTARAGRGGKNLVLLIPEQRERWKQVRRGLPQHLHPPFTREEHLIDRNIQEKQGRGSGNGLNEPRTASRNGGQYQQRNQQGPGRNQGAGSSAQQREGEHRSPRRPRRR, via the coding sequence ATGACGAGAGACGACCGTAACGACCGCAACAGAAACAGGAACGCGACTACCGGGCAGAACAGCCAGCAGCGCCCTCAGAATCAGGCCAACCAGAATGGTCGCCGGGATGGGCGGCCCAACCGTGGCCCGCAACAGCGGCCTGCGCCGGGGCCGGAGGTTCGTATGGCCTTCGGTGAGTCCGGCGACTGGCAGGCAGAAACGGTGAACACGTCCGGGAACCGCCCGGAGCGTGCACCGCGTGCCGGCCAACCGAAGCAAGGAGAACGGAGCGCGGAACCCCGCCAGCCGAGGCGCGAGAGCACCAGAACAGAGACTCGCCAGAGCCGGCAGGAGAAGCCCGCTCAGAAAGCCAGACCGCAAGGCAATGCGCCCCGTCAGAAAGCACCTGAAGTGGCTCCTGCCCCCCTCATGAAGTTGAGTGACCCGTCCGAGTGGCGACAGATGCTGGCGGGGCGCACCCCCACGCCGGTTCAGGAACTGGCTGTTCCTCAACTGCTGGCAGGGCATGACGTGATTGCGACGGCCCGCACAGGAAGCGGGAAGACGCTGGCGTTCCTGATTCCGGCGGCGGCGCGGGGCATCGGCACGCAGGCGAAGTCGCGGGGCATGACGCCGGAGGTGCTGATCGTCTCCCCCACCCGTGAACTGGCGGTGCAAATCCGGGACGTGGCGCGGGAACTGGGGATGCCTGCCGGGCGCATCACGGGCGGCATCACGCCCGGCGAGACGAAACGCGAGGCGAGCGGCAAGGGCGTGGTGAGCGGCACGCCGGGCCGCCTGAAAGACCTGATCGGCAAGAACGAGTTGCAGCTTCAGTTCGTGCGTTACCTGGTGCTGGACGAGGCGGACGAGTTGCTGTCGCTGGGCTTCCTGAAGGACGTGGAATGGATCGTGAACCAGGCGCGGGCGCAGGCAGCTTCGAATGGACAGGGGGGTGAAGTGCAGGTGGCGCTGGCGTCGGCCACCTTCCCCGACGAGGTGCGGGCGGTGGCGTCGCGCGTGCTGCGTCAGCCGGTGCGAATCGACATCGAACCGCCCGCGAAGGAAAAACCGCTGGCTGCCGGGGAAATCGCGGCGGCGGGCGAGGGCCGGGCCGAGCACCTGGCGGTAGACAGCACCCGGGACGAACTCCTGAAACACGCTGCTGACGAGATCCGGCTGGCGCTGGCCGAGCCGGGCGGCTGCGCGGTGGTGTTCTGCCGTACCAAGGCCCTGGCGAAACGGCGCGCCGAGGCGCTGGGCCGCCTGCTGCCCGGCGAGAACGTCGTGGCCTTGCAGGGCAACATGGATCAGAAGAAACGCGAGGCAGTGATGACCAGCCTGCGGGAAGGAAAAGCGCGGGTGCTGGTCGCCACCGACATCGCGGGGCGCGGGATTGACCTGCCGGAAGTGCGGTTGGTCATTCACGCCGATGTCGCCAGCACCTCCGAGGATCATGTGCACCGGTCGGGGCGCACGGCCCGCGCTGGACGCGGCGGCAAGAATCTGGTGCTGCTGATCCCCGAGCAGCGCGAACGCTGGAAGCAGGTGCGGCGCGGCCTGCCCCAGCACTTGCACCCGCCCTTCACCAGGGAAGAACACCTGATCGACAGGAACATTCAGGAAAAGCAGGGGCGCGGTTCCGGCAACGGCCTGAATGAGCCGCGCACTGCGAGCAGGAATGGTGGGCAATACCAGCAAAGAAACCAGCAGGGGCCAGGCCGGAATCAGGGCGCTGGATCATCTGCTCAACAGCGTGAAGGCGAGCATCGCAGCCCCAGACGCCCACGCCGACGCTAG
- a CDS encoding SDR family NAD(P)-dependent oxidoreductase — translation MDNLQKHVIVTGAARGIGRAIAELYAERGHQVLSVDLNLPPTLKGQRRLKADISTAAGRNRIVRAAHELGQVTVLVNNAAYQNAHGSVLNVSERGWARTLNVNLTAPLLLTRALVPLMPHGSAVVNVASVQGLLAEQNNAAYNASKGGLVNLTRAMALDLAPHGLRVNAVAPGAISTEAVLEAIESSDHPAQTRQDYEDLHALRRLGTPREVAQAVYFLGSPEASFLTGVILPVDGGMTASFMMAGRPV, via the coding sequence ATGGACAACCTTCAGAAGCACGTCATCGTCACCGGAGCAGCCCGCGGCATCGGGCGGGCCATCGCAGAACTGTACGCCGAGCGCGGCCATCAGGTACTGAGCGTCGACCTCAATCTGCCCCCGACCCTGAAAGGCCAGCGCCGCCTGAAAGCCGACATCAGCACCGCCGCCGGACGCAACCGCATCGTGCGGGCCGCGCATGAGCTGGGGCAGGTGACGGTGCTGGTCAACAACGCCGCCTACCAGAACGCGCACGGCAGCGTCTTGAACGTCTCGGAACGCGGCTGGGCCAGAACCCTGAACGTGAACCTGACCGCGCCCCTGCTCCTGACCCGCGCCCTGGTGCCGCTGATGCCGCACGGCTCGGCAGTGGTCAATGTGGCCAGCGTGCAGGGCCTGCTCGCCGAGCAGAACAACGCCGCGTACAACGCCAGCAAGGGCGGCCTGGTGAACCTGACCCGCGCCATGGCCCTCGACCTGGCCCCGCACGGGCTGCGCGTGAATGCTGTGGCCCCCGGCGCCATCAGCACCGAAGCGGTACTGGAAGCCATCGAGTCCAGCGACCACCCGGCCCAGACCCGCCAGGACTACGAGGACTTGCACGCCCTGCGCCGCCTCGGCACGCCCCGCGAAGTCGCGCAGGCGGTGTACTTTCTCGGCAGTCCCGAAGCCAGCTTCCTGACCGGAGTCATTTTGCCGGTCGACGGCGGCATGACCGCCAGTTTCATGATGGCGGGACGCCCGGTTTAG